The following nucleotide sequence is from Caldicellulosiruptor saccharolyticus DSM 8903.
GAAGAGTTTTTGAAAAGATTAGGTCTGTGTACAGGATTGAAGATGAGTTAGATTTAACAACAGTGGATGGATGTGAATTTGGCTTATCAAGGGCAAAACTGAAGAAGAAATTAATAGAAGAGGGAATGAGTGAGGATTCGGCTGAAGAATCACTAAAATTTTTAGAAGAAGGTTGCTTTACCGGGGACACAATTGTTATTACAAAAGAGGGTAAAAAGAGGATAGATGAGATAAAGATAGGTGATTTTGTTTTTGCGAAGGATGTCAATACAGGTAAGACAGCTTATAAGAAAGT
It contains:
- a CDS encoding polymorphic toxin-type HINT domain-containing protein, whose product is METIKDYLKTSVGRVFEKIRSVYRIEDELDLTTVDGCEFGLSRAKLKKKLIEEGMSEDSAEESLKFLEEGCFTGDTIVITKEGKKRIDEIKIGDFVFAKDVNTGKTAYKKVKQIYVKSAEEIVHIKVGDDEVKTTKSHLFFTDSGWWEAAEDIKSGDKIVTQDGIMKVV